A DNA window from Solanum lycopersicum chromosome 3, SLM_r2.1 contains the following coding sequences:
- the LOC138347709 gene encoding uncharacterized protein: MNTWGTKCLRTGAAAARGNQNPPQAPAEGVAMPVNPAGLTDAEVRASLAQMAQAITMQAQAMTAQVNRQDVLRENPPTRSIADRLRDFTRMNPPIFTGAKTSEDPQEFIDELHKILVAMGATDIEKAELVSYQLKDVAQTWCKMWRDSRVLGGVPVTWELFKTAFLERFFPREMKEAKVEEFINLKQGSMTVREYSLKFVKLSRYATPLVSTSREEMSIFLTGINGDLEEDCRAAMLHDNMDLSRLMMHVQQVEDSRKRRGVRDVRRPRPQDQAGPSHGGHRNNFSVREQPKFKKGQQSAGNSDPQRNTTPRGGRPEPKRGNGGEMQRPRKTCTKCGRMHLGECRQGTNACFGCGKSGHMVIDCPQNRGQAGGNAQPRPTPHNAAAAEPPKRNKFYALKGREEQEKSADVVTGMLQVFSTSVYALLDPGSTLSFVTPLLALTFEILPEVLHDPIVVSTPLGENVRTERVYKNCPIVVSGKAIKCEFWLRSVTFLGHVVSDQGVEVDPRKTEAVKKWPKPLTPTDIRSFLGLAGYYRRQLKVHEKNYPTHDLELAAVVLALKLWRHYLYGVHVDVFTDHKSLQYVFTQRELNLRQRKWLELLKDYDMNVHYHPGKANVVADALSRMSMGSTAHVEDEKKELVKEVHRLARLGVRLPTRKAIVPYLFIFVAIG; this comes from the exons atgaatacCTGGGGAACTAAGTGTCTGAGGACGGGAGCAGCAGCAGCTAGGGGTAATCagaatccaccccaggctccagctgaaggagtggccatgccagtgaacccagctgggttgactgatgcggaggtgagggcatctctagcccagatggcacaggccatcacGATGCAGGCCCAAGCAATGACTGCCCAAGTCAACCGGCAGGATGTTCTAAGGGAAAACCCACCGACTCGCAGCATAGCTGACAGACtgcgagacttcacgaggatgaatcctccaattttCACAGGGGCTAAGACTTCAGAAGATCCCCAGGAATTTATAGACGAGTTGCATAAGATACTGGTGGCCATGGGGGccactgatattgagaaggctgagttggtttcctaccagctcaaagatgttgcacagacttggtgcaaaatGTGGCGAGATAGCCGTGTCCTAGGAGGGGTGCCAGTCACCTGGGAGCTGTTCAAGACAGCATTTTTGGAAaggttcttccctagagagatgaaagaggccaaggttgaggagttcatcaacctcaagcaaggATCCATGactgtcagggagtattccctgaagtttgtgaagTTATCAAG gtatgctactccCTTGGTTTCTACCAGCAGGGAGGAGATGAGCATattcctcacaggaatcaatGGAGACCTGGAGGAAGATTGTCGggctgcgatgctccatgataatatggacctttctagattaatgatgcatgtccagcaggtagaggacagccgaaagaggagaggtgtacgtgatgttaggaggcctaggcctcaagatcaggcaggtcccagtcatggaggccatagaaacaattttagcGTCCGCGAGCAGCCCAAATTCAAGAAGGGGCAACAGAGTGCTGGAAATTCTGACCCTCAGAGAAATACAACGCCTAGAGGAGGCAGACCCGAACCCAAGaggggcaatggaggtgagatgcagcgtcCAAGGAAgacttgtactaagtgtggccGAATGCACCTTGGAGAATGtagacagggcactaatgcctgtttcggttgtggtaagagtggacacatggtcATAGACTGTCCCCAGAACAGAGGTCAGGCTGggggtaatgctcagcctaggcctacCCCACATAATGCAGCAGCAGCCGAACCTCCGAAGAGGAACAAATTTTATGCCTTGAAAGgtagggaggagcaggagaagtccgctgatgtggtcacaggtatgctgcaagtattctcaacttctgtttatgctttacttgatccagggtctacgctttcctttgtaactcctctgCTTGCCCTTACCTTTGAAATACTAcctgaagttctgcatgatcctatagtggttagtacgcctttaggagaaaatgtgagAACCGAAAGGGTATACAAgaattgcccaatagttgtgagtggcaaggctat caagtgtgaattctggctgagatcagtgaccttcctgggccatgttgtgtccgatcaaggTGTAGAAGTGGACCCCAGAAAGACTGAAGCAGTTAAGAAATGGCCAAAGCCTCTTACACCCACCGATATCCGTAGCTttctgggattggctggttactaccgcag acagctcaaggttcatgaaaagaattatcccactcatgacttggagttggcagctgtggtgttGGCGTTGAAgttatggaggcattatctatatggagtacacgtggatgtgttcacggatcataagagtctccagtacgtgttcacgcAGAGGGAGCTGAATCTACGGCAACGCAAatggttggagctgttgaaggattatgacatgaatgtgcactatcatccaggtaaggctaatgttgtggctgatgctttgagcaggatgagcatggggagtacagcccacgttgaggatgagaagaaggagctagtgaaagaGGTACACAGACTGGCCAGGCTGGGTGTAcg GCTTCCTACTCGTAAGGCTATAGTTCCTTATCTCTTCATATTTGTTGCTATTGGCTGA